The proteins below are encoded in one region of Flavobacterium sp. IMCC34852:
- a CDS encoding tetratricopeptide repeat-containing sensor histidine kinase, whose protein sequence is MILKRLIFPIFLFGMLMLSCDGGNTVVPNEEKESYSQLVEKAFLQSNAQKYDSAFYYFEKANGVATSKEQKAYALYQMAELQRFFCDFSGAETTATAAYENCDSPKYLPYVYNTLGIVYQELYNYDEAIKYFNKCYNDTLNEVNKCIVKNNISLVYLDKKDFKTAINILTPISQNDSLVNEKLVYAKVLDNLGYAYFKTNNPKAKDLLNQSLTIRDSLNNALELTSSLMHMAEYYQKSNTALAFDFAQRAYDAAQTVQSPDDKLEALKFMISTSEPGKVKALALQQIELSDSLTKVRQTAKNQFAKIKYDSQKALEEKEKYKTQKEWSIVIAMFVVLAFMGLIYFIRKRNKKRVLASVHETENRIAKKIHDELANDVFQTMTFAETQDLQNPEKKELLIENLDAIYGKARDISQTNSEIPTDERFGAVLLDLITGFNSEEVNIITKNSSAIDWGKINRESKNAVYRVIQELLVNMKKHSNADLVVLVFSNEPKNIAIKYTDNGKGLATAEINKKGLQNAENRIHAVKGTIIFDHEINKGFRVIIQIPK, encoded by the coding sequence ATGATACTCAAAAGGTTAATTTTCCCGATTTTTTTATTTGGTATGCTGATGCTGTCTTGCGATGGTGGTAATACTGTAGTGCCTAATGAGGAGAAGGAAAGCTATAGTCAATTGGTCGAAAAGGCTTTTCTTCAATCAAATGCCCAAAAATACGACAGTGCTTTCTACTATTTTGAAAAAGCCAATGGCGTCGCTACCAGTAAAGAACAAAAGGCCTATGCTTTGTATCAGATGGCAGAATTACAAAGGTTTTTTTGTGATTTCTCCGGTGCCGAGACTACTGCTACAGCAGCCTATGAAAACTGTGATAGTCCAAAGTATCTACCTTATGTATACAATACTTTGGGGATAGTGTACCAAGAGTTATACAACTACGATGAGGCCATTAAATATTTCAACAAATGTTACAATGACACTTTGAATGAAGTCAATAAGTGTATTGTAAAGAATAATATTTCTCTTGTTTATCTTGACAAAAAAGATTTTAAAACAGCCATCAACATTCTAACGCCCATCTCTCAAAACGATTCTCTTGTAAACGAAAAGTTGGTTTATGCCAAAGTACTCGACAATTTGGGATATGCTTATTTTAAAACAAATAATCCCAAAGCTAAGGATTTGTTAAACCAATCTTTAACCATTAGGGATAGTTTAAACAATGCCCTCGAGTTGACTTCGTCTCTAATGCACATGGCGGAATATTATCAAAAAAGCAATACAGCACTCGCGTTTGATTTTGCCCAAAGAGCATATGATGCCGCACAAACGGTACAAAGTCCCGATGATAAGCTCGAAGCGCTAAAGTTTATGATTTCAACCAGCGAACCCGGTAAAGTTAAGGCATTGGCATTACAGCAAATTGAGCTGTCGGACAGTTTGACCAAAGTGAGGCAAACCGCTAAAAATCAGTTTGCCAAAATTAAATACGATTCCCAAAAGGCATTAGAGGAGAAAGAAAAATATAAAACCCAGAAAGAGTGGTCTATTGTGATTGCTATGTTTGTAGTGTTGGCATTTATGGGCCTTATTTACTTCATCCGAAAACGAAACAAAAAAAGAGTATTGGCTTCTGTACATGAAACCGAAAATAGGATTGCCAAAAAAATTCACGACGAATTGGCGAATGATGTCTTTCAAACCATGACTTTTGCCGAAACCCAGGATTTGCAAAACCCGGAGAAAAAAGAGTTGTTGATAGAAAATTTAGACGCTATTTATGGCAAGGCAAGGGATATTTCGCAAACTAACAGTGAGATTCCTACCGATGAAAGATTTGGAGCTGTTTTACTCGATTTAATTACCGGATTCAACAGTGAAGAAGTCAATATTATTACAAAAAACAGCTCGGCAATTGATTGGGGTAAAATCAATCGGGAGTCTAAAAATGCGGTATACAGAGTTATTCAAGAGTTGTTGGTTAATATGAAAAAACACAGCAATGCTGATTTGGTAGTATTGGTTTTTTCGAATGAGCCTAAGAACATTGCAATAAAATATACCGACAACGGAAAAGGATTGGCCACGGCAGAAATCAACAAAAAAGGATTGCAAAATGCGGAAAACCGTATTCATGCAGTAAAGGGAACCATTATTTTTGACCATGAAATCAATAAAGGATTCAGAGTTATTATCCAAATACCCAAGTGA
- a CDS encoding helix-turn-helix domain-containing protein has product MNQSLNIRKTLGISQKELADILNISCKRLSQYENETAVVPKELYNELDLIYSYMKLAISYRVDLNTMSDCMTQRKAVEQLLKENKKQRDQISDHLTKVELKYKEELAKKSMLWLFAKDKKDHLFSSYQRLEDYLKKPSDFPQTEVMIYKTKLNVLNFEKGKLEAQWRMLESSIEYLESNPDVDAAGAGK; this is encoded by the coding sequence ATGAACCAATCCCTAAACATAAGAAAAACACTGGGAATTAGCCAAAAGGAGTTAGCCGATATTCTGAATATCAGTTGTAAGCGCCTATCGCAATATGAAAATGAAACCGCAGTAGTACCCAAGGAATTGTATAACGAATTAGACCTCATTTACAGCTATATGAAGTTGGCCATATCCTACAGGGTTGATTTAAACACCATGTCCGACTGTATGACACAGCGTAAAGCAGTAGAACAGCTGCTTAAAGAAAATAAAAAGCAACGCGACCAGATTTCAGACCACTTGACAAAAGTGGAACTCAAGTACAAAGAGGAGTTGGCTAAAAAGAGTATGCTTTGGCTGTTTGCAAAAGATAAAAAAGACCATCTTTTCTCTAGTTACCAAAGGTTAGAGGATTACTTGAAAAAGCCCTCCGATTTTCCTCAAACGGAAGTTATGATCTACAAGACTAAATTAAACGTTCTGAATTTCGAAAAGGGAAAGCTAGAGGCACAGTGGCGCATGTTAGAATCGAGCATTGAGTACTTGGAAAGTAATCCTGACGTTGATGCGGCAGGGGCAGGGAAGTGA
- a CDS encoding helix-turn-helix domain-containing protein, which yields MRRKSQEIKGLLGFSQEEMAQILQLHRNTVSRFELGHTIIPQSSTILLGAMLRYSQSPEAKAALPAALEEQELKQATKLQKLIKENEYQYERLSRKLIKAQAAYANNENAVKLLYFLRERAAELPEVSPEVLQMLENRVEASFKKLSKDDVLALELQVDLLVYQKMLLERKQYQIGAKANENNALQNLKD from the coding sequence ATGAGGAGAAAATCTCAGGAAATTAAGGGCTTGCTGGGGTTTTCCCAAGAGGAAATGGCCCAGATTTTACAGCTTCACCGCAATACCGTGTCTCGTTTTGAGTTGGGTCACACTATAATCCCACAATCTTCAACCATACTATTGGGCGCTATGTTGCGGTACAGCCAATCGCCCGAAGCCAAGGCTGCCCTGCCCGCAGCGCTGGAAGAGCAGGAGCTAAAGCAGGCGACAAAGCTTCAAAAACTGATTAAAGAAAACGAGTACCAATACGAGCGGTTGAGCCGAAAACTGATTAAGGCCCAGGCTGCTTATGCTAATAATGAAAATGCTGTGAAGCTCCTGTATTTCCTGCGGGAACGCGCTGCAGAGCTGCCCGAAGTCTCCCCCGAGGTGCTACAGATGTTGGAGAATAGGGTGGAAGCTTCTTTTAAAAAACTGAGTAAGGACGATGTGTTAGCTTTGGAATTGCAGGTTGATTTATTGGTTTACCAAAAAATGCTTTTGGAAAGAAAACAATACCAAATTGGTGCTAAGGCTAATGAGAATAATGCATTACAAAATTTAAAAGATTAA
- a CDS encoding DUF7149 domain-containing protein, with the protein MLIEPRKALNKAFLKIKPNRTGIELFKQNLILLLDSIKEKESEEFHKNLISDFLKNTYYSPNHFINTKGRNDLVIHTGKEAKTNVGVIIEAKSPSNKAEMLSQKNINSKALQEMVLYFLRERITHKNLEVKNVVATNVNEWYIFDAQLFDKLFAQNKGLVKQFQDFEEGKLSGTNTDFFYKEIAKPFIDTVLDKLEYTYFDLATYDKILRNADKTDDTKLIVLYKLLSPEHLLKLSFANDSNSLDKNFYNELLHLIGLTETKEGGKKLIERSKAGQRNAGSLLENVINQLDSLDKLSRLPNVKQYGDTHEERLFTIGLELCITWVNRILFLKLLEAQLISYHKGDKSYAFLHKGLLHDYDNLNALFFMVLAKKPEERNDRVKTVFAKVPYLNSSLFEPTELEHQTLFISGLEDDIPLQLLGGTVIKDVNGKKLTGTHKAIDYFFDFLDAYDFASEGSEEIQEDNKTLINASVLGLIFEKINGYKDGSFYTPSFITMYMCKETIRRAVVQKFNETKGWNCEDFLELQNKDFTLNEANTIINSVKICDPAVGSGHFLVSALNEMIAIKHDLKVLVDREGKRLKEYQVDIVNDELIVTDEDGLPFTYNPKNKESQRLQETLFHEKQTIIENCLFGVDINPNSVKICRLRLWIELLKNAYYRNETELETLPNIDINIKCGNSLISRFTLDADLKKALKQSKWNIESYKLAVATYRNAESKEQKRTMEELIADIKGNFRSEIASNDPKKLKLEKLKGQLFNQTQQVGMFELSKKEQTEWNKRTNTLAADVKKLETELEEIKSNKIYENAFEWRFEFPEVLNDTGDFVGFDVVIGNPPYGLFNKKQNQKISLETDELSIKYLKENFPQASGGIINAAKIFYALGFSISSESGFQCMIIPYGILTDTTSVNLRKYIFEKNSLLKVDAFPERDNSSRRVFEDVKMSTAIILTTKIDNVNKFDIGISYERSIQKNRSKFTVSDLKELNSELLQIPLTDSKSFALLSKIYKNEDLVKLGKLSSCLTGEIDMTFGKPALTKDNSKPILIKGVQLDRFILKTENHEISQGEIEYINLDVLKTIVSEKKLNDSYTKRIALQGLTGVNERRRIKAVIVNENSFLANSCNYILKPKDYSLELLVALLNSKLYNFLFKTRSTSSNVNGYEIDNLPFLLNNNYENILTQLVNNIMSHKLDNPEADTSALEREIDFMVYELYGLSEEEILIVENS; encoded by the coding sequence ATGTTAATAGAACCAAGAAAAGCACTTAATAAGGCCTTTTTAAAAATAAAGCCCAATAGAACTGGGATTGAGTTGTTTAAACAAAACTTAATTCTTCTTTTAGACAGCATCAAAGAAAAAGAATCGGAAGAGTTTCATAAGAACTTAATTTCTGATTTTTTAAAGAATACCTATTATTCGCCTAATCATTTCATCAATACTAAAGGAAGAAATGACCTAGTAATTCATACCGGCAAAGAAGCCAAAACCAATGTTGGGGTTATTATAGAAGCCAAAAGCCCTTCGAATAAAGCAGAAATGCTTTCTCAAAAAAACATCAACAGTAAAGCATTGCAAGAAATGGTTTTGTATTTCTTGCGCGAGCGCATTACCCATAAAAACCTTGAAGTAAAAAATGTTGTCGCTACCAATGTAAACGAATGGTACATTTTTGATGCTCAATTATTCGATAAACTTTTTGCTCAGAATAAAGGTTTAGTCAAACAATTTCAAGATTTTGAAGAAGGTAAACTTTCGGGGACCAATACCGACTTTTTCTATAAAGAAATTGCCAAACCTTTCATTGATACCGTACTGGATAAATTGGAATATACTTATTTTGATTTAGCAACTTACGATAAAATTTTACGCAATGCCGACAAAACCGATGATACTAAACTGATTGTATTATACAAACTATTGTCACCCGAGCATTTATTAAAATTATCGTTTGCCAATGACAGCAACTCCTTAGACAAAAACTTTTACAACGAGTTACTGCATTTGATTGGTTTAACCGAAACCAAAGAAGGTGGTAAAAAACTCATTGAACGCTCTAAAGCAGGACAAAGGAATGCCGGTTCATTATTGGAAAATGTGATTAACCAATTGGATAGTTTGGATAAATTATCGCGTTTACCCAATGTAAAACAATATGGCGACACCCACGAAGAACGCTTGTTTACGATTGGTTTAGAATTGTGCATTACGTGGGTAAATCGTATTCTGTTTTTAAAGTTGTTAGAAGCTCAGTTGATTAGTTACCACAAAGGCGACAAAAGTTATGCGTTTCTGCACAAAGGCTTGCTGCACGATTATGACAATTTGAATGCCTTGTTCTTTATGGTGTTAGCCAAGAAACCCGAAGAACGCAACGACCGAGTTAAAACGGTGTTTGCTAAAGTACCTTATTTGAATAGTTCGTTGTTTGAGCCTACCGAGTTAGAGCACCAAACCTTATTTATTTCCGGTTTAGAAGACGACATCCCTTTACAATTATTAGGCGGAACAGTTATAAAGGATGTCAACGGTAAAAAATTAACCGGCACGCATAAAGCCATTGATTATTTCTTTGACTTTTTAGACGCTTACGATTTTGCCAGCGAAGGCAGTGAGGAAATACAAGAAGACAACAAAACCTTAATTAACGCCTCGGTACTAGGATTAATTTTTGAAAAGATTAATGGCTATAAGGACGGTTCGTTTTATACCCCTAGTTTCATTACCATGTATATGTGTAAAGAAACTATACGCCGTGCGGTGGTCCAAAAGTTTAATGAAACTAAAGGTTGGAATTGTGAAGACTTTTTAGAATTACAAAACAAAGACTTTACCTTAAATGAAGCCAACACCATTATCAATAGCGTAAAAATATGCGACCCAGCAGTGGGTTCCGGGCACTTCTTGGTTTCTGCCTTGAATGAAATGATTGCGATTAAGCACGACTTAAAAGTGTTGGTTGACCGCGAAGGCAAACGTCTAAAAGAATACCAAGTAGACATTGTAAACGATGAGTTAATTGTCACCGATGAAGACGGTCTACCCTTTACTTACAACCCAAAAAACAAAGAAAGCCAACGCTTGCAAGAAACCTTGTTTCATGAAAAGCAAACCATTATAGAAAATTGTTTGTTTGGGGTAGATATTAACCCAAACTCTGTTAAAATATGCCGTTTGCGTTTGTGGATTGAGTTGTTGAAAAATGCTTACTACCGCAACGAAACCGAATTAGAAACCTTACCGAATATTGACATCAACATTAAATGCGGGAACTCGTTAATCTCGCGCTTTACTTTGGATGCCGATTTAAAAAAGGCACTAAAACAAAGCAAATGGAATATTGAAAGTTACAAACTGGCCGTAGCAACCTACCGCAATGCGGAAAGTAAAGAGCAAAAACGCACTATGGAGGAATTGATTGCCGACATTAAAGGCAATTTTAGAAGCGAAATAGCCAGTAACGACCCTAAAAAATTAAAACTGGAAAAACTGAAAGGACAACTCTTTAACCAAACCCAACAAGTGGGTATGTTTGAGCTATCTAAAAAAGAGCAAACCGAATGGAACAAGCGCACCAACACCTTAGCGGCTGATGTTAAAAAATTAGAAACCGAGCTCGAAGAAATAAAAAGCAATAAGATATATGAAAATGCCTTTGAATGGCGCTTTGAGTTTCCTGAAGTATTAAACGATACAGGAGATTTTGTAGGGTTTGATGTGGTGATTGGGAATCCGCCTTATGGTCTTTTCAATAAAAAACAAAACCAAAAAATCTCATTAGAAACTGATGAACTTTCAATAAAATATCTAAAAGAGAATTTTCCACAAGCGAGTGGTGGAATTATAAATGCTGCAAAAATATTTTATGCATTAGGATTTTCTATAAGTTCAGAATCTGGTTTCCAATGTATGATTATACCCTATGGTATTTTAACTGACACTACTTCTGTCAATTTAAGAAAATATATTTTTGAGAAAAATTCTTTGTTAAAAGTTGATGCGTTTCCTGAGAGAGACAATAGTAGTAGAAGAGTTTTTGAAGATGTAAAAATGTCCACAGCTATAATTTTAACTACTAAAATTGATAACGTAAACAAATTTGACATAGGTATTTCTTACGAAAGAAGCATACAGAAGAATCGGTCAAAATTTACTGTAAGTGACTTAAAAGAATTGAATTCAGAACTATTACAAATACCTTTAACTGACTCAAAATCATTTGCTTTACTTTCAAAAATTTATAAAAATGAAGATTTGGTTAAGCTGGGTAAACTATCATCTTGTTTAACAGGTGAAATTGATATGACTTTTGGTAAACCAGCATTAACAAAGGACAACTCAAAACCAATTTTGATTAAAGGTGTTCAATTAGACAGATTTATTTTAAAAACTGAAAATCATGAGATATCTCAAGGTGAAATTGAGTACATAAATTTAGATGTTTTAAAAACTATAGTTTCAGAAAAAAAACTTAATGATTCTTATACCAAAAGAATTGCTCTACAAGGATTAACAGGTGTTAATGAAAGAAGAAGAATAAAAGCTGTTATTGTAAATGAAAATTCATTTCTCGCTAATTCTTGTAACTATATACTAAAGCCAAAAGACTATAGTTTAGAATTATTGGTAGCATTATTAAATTCTAAATTATATAATTTTTTATTCAAGACTAGAAGTACTAGCAGTAATGTTAATGGATATGAAATAGATAACCTTCCCTTTCTTTTAAACAATAATTATGAAAACATCTTAACTCAACTTGTTAATAATATAATGTCTCATAAATTAGACAACCCTGAAGCCGATACCTCAGCTTTAGAGCGTGAAATTGATTTTATGGTTTATGAGTTGTATGGGTTGAGTGAGGAGGAGATTCTTATTGTTGAAAATAGTTAA